The Alkalihalobacillus sp. TS-13 genomic interval TGCCGCAGGAAGTTTGAAGTGATCCAAGTGAATGTCGCTAAGCTAGACATCACGTCCGTGCATGCAAATTTCGCTTCAATCAAACGGTCTTAATTATAAATGATCTGTTTTCTTTGAATATTGTCGTGTACCTTTGTTGATATTCGATTGTTCCATTTTATTTTTCAATTCTTGCTGTGCTTGGTTATCGCGCTTTTTCTTATCGTTGTCTTTTGTGTTGGA includes:
- a CDS encoding DUF3941 domain-containing protein, which encodes MSNTKDNDKKKRDNQAQQELKNKMEQSNINKGTRQYSKKTDHL